One Manihot esculenta cultivar AM560-2 chromosome 18, M.esculenta_v8, whole genome shotgun sequence genomic window carries:
- the LOC110607046 gene encoding 28S ribosomal protein S29, mitochondrial, with protein MLRHILRAALRKPQTNPPWNPKSNSLVPPISSSFNHNHFCYFSSNSPKSNLGKAKKTDQKSKKKSTDESAADLSAAGGEVDAAAFDGRASRVRQLVEDEKDPSLDVGPNGRPLFTSTSSLSQLTRKDTFSYVKFSEEEWNEVLPEGLPIGMVKEFEDSMRTALLVRESFLDLRDNFRRIVHPSLHSSDGKGPKVRKQIVLDGPVSCGKSIALAMLVHWARDEGWLVFYVPRGREWTHGGFFYKHPDTGLWDTPVQAQNILKDFLKYNDRHLKKLPCHILDPVPLGEGAGIGWMKGIDSMAVPEGSTLFDLIQIGMKHTHAAVGVVVRLRKELSLVKDMPVLIAIDQYNNWFTFSEYEEPVTIRSCRPIHARELATVNAFRSMMHNDMMVGAFSHSTAVGKLRQDLPDVPVDARVNLARYDLNEAAAVCHYYLRQRLVRREAFSEENWKKVYYLSNGNGAEMRWLAPLMQ; from the exons atgttAAGGCACATTCTCAGAGCCGCACTGAGAAAGCCCCAAACAAATCCTCCATGGAATCCAAAATCCAACTCTCTTGTTCCTCCTATTTCATCATCATTCAATCATAATCACTTCTGCTACTTCTCTTCCAACTCTCCGAAATCCAACCTTGGCAAAGCTAAGAAAACTGACCAAAAATCCAAGAAGAAATCCACTGATGAAAGCGCTGCCGACTTATCCGCCGCCGGTGGCGAGGTTGATGCCGCCGCCTTTGATGGTAGGGCCTCTCGTGTCCGCCAGCTCGTGGAAGACGAGAAGGACCCTTCTCTCGATGTGGGTCCTAATGGGCGCCCCCTGTTCACTTCCACTTCCTCCCTCTCTCAGCTCACTCGCAAAGACACCTTCTCCTACGTTAAATTCAG TGAGGAGGAATGGAATGAGGTCTTGCCTGAGGGGTTGCCAATTGGGATGGTAAAGGAGTTCGAGGATTCAATGCGGACAGCTCTGCTAGTTCGTGAGAGTTTTTTGGATCTTCGTGACAATTTTAGACGTATCGTTCATCCTTCTCTGCATTCCTCTGATGGTAAAG GTCCAAAAGTGAGAAAGCAAATTGTATTGGATGGTCCAGTTAGCTGTGGGAAGAGTATTGCACTTGCAATGCTTGTACACTGGGCTCGTGATGAGGGTTGGCTAGTGTTTTATGTCCCTAGAGGACGGGAATGGACTCATGGTGGATTTTTCTATAAACACCCAGATACTGGTCTTTGGGACACGCCTGTTCAGGCTCAAAATATTCTCAAG GATTTTCTGAAATACAATGATCGCCATTTGAAGAAATTACCATGTCATATACTTGATCCTGTTCCACTGGGAGAGGGCGCTGGCATTGGATGGATGAAGGGAATTGACTCCATGGCAGTTCCTGAAGGTTCAACTTTGTTTGACTTAATTCAAATTGGAATGAAGCACACACATGCAGCTGTTGGAGTGGTAGTGCGTTTGAGGAAAGAGTTATCACTTGTGAAAGATATGCCTGTGCTCATTGCAATTGATCAA TATAATAACTGGTTTACATTCAGCGAGTATGAAGAACCCGTAACTATTCGTTCTTGTCGACCAATCCATGCTAGGGAACTTGCAACG GTAAATGCTTTCAGGTCCATGATGCACAATGACATGATGGTGGGTGCTTTTTCTCATTCCACAGCAGTTGGAAAACTGCGTCAAGACCTCCCAGATGTTCCTGTAGATGCTCGAGTCAATTTGGCTCGCTATGATTTAAATGAAGCAGCTGCAGTTTGTCATTACTACCTTAG ACAAAGATTAGTACGTCGAGAAGCGTTTTCAGAGGAAAACTGGAAGAAGGTATATTACTTGTCTAATGGAAATGGAGCTGAAATGAGGTGGTTAGCTCCTTTGATGCAGTAA